From one Eucalyptus grandis isolate ANBG69807.140 chromosome 9, ASM1654582v1, whole genome shotgun sequence genomic stretch:
- the LOC104418533 gene encoding beta-1,4-xylosyltransferase IRX14 produces the protein MSRRNNGFRWPSAPTDSSSDGAMKSPAAVFWLVLHGLCCLISLVLGFRFSRLVFFLVFSTSWTGPPATTLFTASPLRQAAEISGNLETRSSPVAAGGGAAPVNKTVPRVVVGRHGIRIRPWPHPNPVEVMKAHEIIDRVQREQRAQFGVKSPRTVIAVTPTYVRTFQTLHITGVMHSLMLVPYDLVWVVVEAGGASNETASILAKSGLRTIHVGFDQGMPSTWADRHKLEAKMRLHALRIVREEKLDGIVVFADDSNMHSMELFDEIQNVKWIGALSIGILAHSSTTTDESESSTVQRVAEDENWPVPVQGPACNSSNKLVGWHTFNTQPYEGKAAIYIDDRATVLPRKLEWSGFVLNSRLVWKDAEDKPEWANDLDSLEGVDDVESPLSLAKDPSVVEPLGSCGRQVMLWWLRVEARSDSRFPPGWVIDPPLEITVPAKRTPWPDAPPELPSTEKVMNIQDNQVVKRPTKTRSSRSKRSSRSKRKREARIAETDIRGKHTD, from the exons ATGAGCCGGCGGAACAACGGCTTCCGGTGGCCGTCGGCGCCGACCGACTCCTCGTCGGACGGGGCCATGAAGTCCCCGGCGGCCGTGTTCTGGCTGGTCCTCCACGGCCTCTGCTGCCTCATCAGCCTCGTCCTCGGCTTCCGCTTCTCCCgcctcgtcttcttcctcgtcttCTCCACCTCCTGGACCGGGCCCCCCGCCACCACCCTCTTCACCGCGTCGCCGCTCCGGCAGGCGGCGGAGATCTCCGGGAATCTGGAGACTCGCTCCTCCCCGGTCGCCGCGGGCGGCGGGGCTGCGCCCGTCAATAAGACGGTGCCCCGGGTCGTGGTCGGGCGGCACGGGATCCGGATCCGGCCGTGGCCGCACCCCAACCCGGTCGAGGTCATGAAGGCGCACGAGATCATCGACCGGGTGCAGCGGGAGCAGCGTGCCCAGTTCGGAGTGAAGAGCCCGAGGACGGTCATCGCCGTCACGCCCACCTACGTCAGGACCTTCCAGACGCTCCACATCACCGGCGTGATGCACTCGCTCATGCTGGTGCCGTACGATTTGGTGTGGGTCGTGGTGGAGGCCGGCGGGGCCAGCAACGAGACCGCCTCCATCCTCGCCAAGTCCGGGCTGAGGACCATCCACGTCGGGTTCGACCAAGGGATGCCGAGCACCTGGGCGGATCGGCACAAGCTCGAGGCGAAAATGCGGCTGCACGCATTGAG AATTGTGCGAGAGGAGAAGCTGGATGGAATTGTGGTGTTTGCGGATGATAGCAATATGCACAGCATGGAGCTCTTCGATGAGATCCAGAATGTGAAATGGATCGGCGCCCTTTCGATAGGCATTCTGGCTCACTCGAGCACGACGACGGATGAATCTGAGTCATCGACGGTTCAGCGAGTGGCTGAAGATGAAAATTGGCCGGTGCCTGTGCAGGGTCCGGCCTGTAACTCATCTAATAAGCTGGTCGGCTGGCACACCTTCAATACGCAGCCTTATGAGGGGAAGGCTGCGATTTACATAGACGATCGAGCTACAGTGTTGCCACGGAAGTTGGAGTGGTCAGGATTCGTGCTGAACTCTAGGCTGGTTTGGAAGGATGCGGAGGATAAACCGGAGTGGGCGAACGATCTGGATTCGCTCGAGGGGGTTGATGATGTCGAGAGTCCCCTGTCCCTGGCGAAAGACCCTTCTGTTGTGGAGCCTCTTGGAAGCTGTGGCCGCCAAGTCATGCTCTGGTGGCTTCGTGTTGAAGCTCGTTCCGACAGCAGATTTCCTCCTGG ATGGGTAATTGACCCTCCTTTGGAGATCACTGTCCCAGCAAAACGCACACCATGGCCCGATGCTCCTCCAGAGCTTCCATCCACTGAAAAAGTGATGAACATCCAAGATAACCAAGTGGTGAAGCGTCCAACAAAAACTCGATCATCCAGATCGAAGCGAAGTTCTCGGAGTAAGAGGAAGCGTGAGGCAAGAATAGCAGAGACAGATATCCGAGGAAAGCATACCGATTAA